From Triticum urartu cultivar G1812 chromosome 2, Tu2.1, whole genome shotgun sequence, a single genomic window includes:
- the LOC125540999 gene encoding thaumatin-like protein, with amino-acid sequence MASSHLAAAASMVLFLAVFAASTNAATFNIKNNCPYTVWPAATPIGGGRQLNTGETWTLDVPANTPSGRVWGRTGCNFNGNSGSCQTADCGGALSCTLSGQPPLTLAEFTIGNGQDFYDISVIDGFNVPLSFSCSNGPNLVCQADKCPDAYLFPTDDTKNHACNGNNNSYQVTFCP; translated from the coding sequence ATGGCTTCGTCCCACCTGGCAGCAGCCGCCTCCATGGTCCTCTTCCTTGCCGTGTTCGCTGCCAGCACGAACGCGGCGACGTTCAACATCAAGAACAACTGCCCCTACACGGTGTGGCCGGCGGCCACCCCGATCGGCGGCGGTCGGCAGCTCAACACCGGCGAGACGTGGACCCTCGACGTCCCCGCGAACACGCCCTCCGGCAGGGTGTGGGGCCGCACGGGCTGCAACTTCAACGGCAACTCCGGGAGCTGCCAGACTGCCGACTGCGGCGGTGCGCTGTCGTGCACGCTGTCCGGGCAGCCGCCGCTGACCCTGGCCGAGTTCACCATCGGCAACGGCCAGGACTTTTACGACATCTCTGTCATCGACGGCTTCAACGTGCCGTTGTCATTCTCCTGCAGCAACGGGCCCAACCTGGTGTGCCAGGCCGACAAGTGCCCCGACGCCTACCTCTTCCCGACCGATGACACCAAGAACCACGCCTGTAACGGCaacaacaacagctaccaggtTACCTTCTGTCCATGA